ACGGCCATTGTGGCCGTGGTTGCCATTGGCATCTCGGGCTATTTCACCGAGTTCATGAGCGGAATCGGCATTGACGTTCCGGCCTGGATGCAGGGCACCGGCGACACCGTTGAGGGCGGGGTCGTGAACGTGCCGGCCCTGGTGGTCTGCCTGTTCATTACCTGGATCCTCAGCCGGGGCACCAAGACCTTCGGGCGCTTCGAGCTGGTGGCGGTCGGCCTAAAAGTGCTGTTGATTCTCTTTATTGTGGGGCTGGGGTTCTTCTTCGTGAATACGGCCAACTACACACCGTTCCTGCCCAACGGGTTCGGCGCTGTCTTCACCGGTGCGGCTACGGTGTTCTTCGCGGTGTTTGGATATGACGCGATGAGCACGGCCGCTGAAGAAGCTACCGACGGCAAAAAACACATGCCAAAGGCCATCCTGCTGTCGCTGGCCGTGGCCATGGTCCTGTACGTCCTGGCAACGCTGGTCCTGACCGGCATGCAGAATTACACCGAGATCAGCCCGACCGCCGGATTTGCCTCCGCCTTCCAGGCCGTGGGGCTTCCGGTCATTGCCACCGTTATCTCCGCCTTCGCCGTGCTGTCCATCCTCACCGTGATGCTCACCTTCCTGCTCGGCGTCACCCGGGTTTGGTTCTCCATGAGCCGCGACGGACTGCTTCCGGGCTGGTTCTCGGGAACGGACCGGCACGGTACACCGCAGCGGGTCACTTGGATTGCCGGAATTGCCTCGGCACTGCTGGCCGGAGTGTTTCCGATCCGTGCCGTGGCGGATCTGACGAATATCGGCATTCTGGCGGCATTTGTGGTGGTTTCGGTGGCTGTGATTGTGCTCCGCCGGCGGCAGCCGGACGCTCCGCGGGAGTTCCGGCTGCCGCTGATGCCTTGGATTCCGGCCTTCGGCGTGTTGTCCTCAGGCTTCCTGATGCTGCAGCTGCACTGGGAGACCTGGCTGCGTTTTGCCATCTGGCTCGTGATCGGCATTGTCATCTACTGGTTCTACGGCCGCCGCCACTCGCTTTTGAATCCGAACAGTCCGCGTCTGGCCAAGCCGCCGCCGGCGCCGGAAACCGCCTGAGGCGCAGAGTCGACGGCATATTTTCAGCTCTCCGCAACGGCACTTCACCTCTC
This genomic interval from Arthrobacter sunyaminii contains the following:
- a CDS encoding amino acid permease, which translates into the protein MSTAESASSSLFRRKPIDEVEDEKSGSKLFKSLGLWQLTAIGVGGIIGIGIFTLAGLVANGGPDAPGVGPGVLISFLVAGLASAAAALSYAEFAGMVPRAGSAYTYGYVALGEIIGWFIGWDLLLEYTAIVAVVAIGISGYFTEFMSGIGIDVPAWMQGTGDTVEGGVVNVPALVVCLFITWILSRGTKTFGRFELVAVGLKVLLILFIVGLGFFFVNTANYTPFLPNGFGAVFTGAATVFFAVFGYDAMSTAAEEATDGKKHMPKAILLSLAVAMVLYVLATLVLTGMQNYTEISPTAGFASAFQAVGLPVIATVISAFAVLSILTVMLTFLLGVTRVWFSMSRDGLLPGWFSGTDRHGTPQRVTWIAGIASALLAGVFPIRAVADLTNIGILAAFVVVSVAVIVLRRRQPDAPREFRLPLMPWIPAFGVLSSGFLMLQLHWETWLRFAIWLVIGIVIYWFYGRRHSLLNPNSPRLAKPPPAPETA